A region of Cyanobium sp. ATX 6F1 DNA encodes the following proteins:
- the ppk2 gene encoding polyphosphate kinase 2 has product MGHQDSKQKLSRKDYERELGLLQVELVQLQQWVVKTGAKVCILFEGRDGAGKGGAIRRITERVSPRVFRVVALPAPSDREKTQMFVQRYMPHLPAGGEVVIFDRSWYNRAGVERVMGFCSQEAVERFLRMAPSVEKAIVDSGVTLLKYWLEVDQQEQTRRLEGRIHDGRKTWKLTPMDLESYSRWYDYSRARDAMFTATDSAHAPWFVVDSNDKKRARLNIIRHLLDQIPYQPIKAPSITLPKRQKPGDYIEPLSSPQRISEPF; this is encoded by the coding sequence ATGGGCCATCAAGACAGCAAGCAGAAGCTCTCCCGCAAGGACTACGAACGGGAGCTGGGGCTCCTCCAGGTCGAACTGGTGCAGCTCCAGCAGTGGGTGGTGAAGACCGGCGCCAAGGTCTGCATCCTGTTCGAGGGGCGGGACGGCGCCGGCAAAGGAGGTGCGATCCGGCGGATCACCGAGCGGGTCAGCCCCCGCGTCTTCCGGGTGGTGGCCCTGCCGGCCCCCAGCGACCGGGAGAAGACCCAGATGTTCGTGCAGCGCTACATGCCCCATCTGCCCGCCGGCGGCGAAGTGGTGATCTTCGATCGCAGTTGGTACAACCGCGCCGGCGTGGAACGGGTGATGGGCTTCTGTTCACAAGAAGCCGTGGAGCGGTTCCTGCGTATGGCACCCAGCGTGGAAAAGGCGATCGTGGATTCAGGCGTGACGTTGCTCAAGTACTGGCTGGAGGTGGATCAGCAGGAGCAGACCCGGCGGCTGGAGGGGCGCATCCACGACGGCCGCAAGACCTGGAAGCTCACGCCGATGGATCTGGAGTCGTATAGCCGCTGGTACGACTACTCCCGCGCCCGCGATGCCATGTTCACCGCCACCGACAGCGCCCATGCCCCCTGGTTCGTGGTTGATTCCAACGACAAGAAGCGCGCCCGGCTGAACATCATCCGCCACCTGCTCGATCAGATCCCCTACCAGCCCATCAAGGCCCCGTCGATCACGCTGCCGAAACGCCAGAAACCGGGCGATTACATCGAACCGCTCAGCTCCCCCCAGCGCATCTCAGAGCCGTTCTGA
- a CDS encoding transglycosylase SLT domain-containing protein, translating to MRRSSPFPWLLTVGGGALLMALALLPRSPQSASDRAVAAEQAAGPTAKAQAEPAQAEPVQAAAPAASTNLVSRAYPQLPAEPVALAALFSQVEEGLRSPDTPPAELPALGHQEQVIIRLLARRPELAEAVRRELPQRWWTVLDLHLAARREFLAMQRGRPGSATVPAWRIIPPEPARSLLGYYRKAQAATGIPWEVLAAINLVETGMGRIDGVSVADAHGPMQFLPTTWAERGIGRGDIRDPHDAIQAAARYLVRRGGLKDIRKGLWGYNNSDHYVRGVLAYAALLKQDPAAFNGLYNWEIHIISNAGDLWLPVGYVQRQRLPVQSYLKQSPGSAPPLAQPPS from the coding sequence GTGCGTCGCTCTTCCCCCTTCCCCTGGCTGCTCACCGTCGGCGGCGGGGCCCTCCTGATGGCCCTGGCGCTCCTGCCGCGCAGCCCGCAGAGTGCCAGCGACCGGGCCGTGGCGGCAGAACAAGCCGCCGGCCCAACCGCTAAGGCCCAGGCTGAGCCGGCCCAGGCCGAGCCAGTCCAGGCAGCGGCCCCCGCGGCGAGCACCAACCTCGTCAGCCGCGCCTACCCCCAGCTTCCCGCCGAGCCCGTCGCCCTGGCTGCCCTGTTCAGCCAGGTGGAGGAGGGGCTGCGCTCCCCCGACACCCCCCCGGCCGAGCTGCCGGCCCTGGGCCACCAGGAACAGGTGATCATCCGGCTACTGGCCCGCAGGCCGGAGCTGGCGGAAGCCGTGCGACGGGAACTGCCCCAGCGCTGGTGGACCGTGCTCGACCTGCATCTGGCGGCCCGGCGGGAATTCCTGGCGATGCAGCGGGGCCGGCCCGGTTCGGCCACCGTGCCGGCCTGGCGAATCATCCCGCCCGAGCCCGCTAGGTCCCTGCTGGGGTACTACCGCAAGGCCCAGGCGGCCACGGGCATCCCCTGGGAGGTGCTGGCGGCGATCAACCTGGTGGAAACCGGCATGGGCCGCATCGATGGGGTGTCGGTGGCCGATGCCCATGGCCCGATGCAGTTCCTGCCCACCACCTGGGCGGAGCGCGGCATCGGACGCGGCGACATCCGCGACCCCCACGACGCCATCCAGGCCGCCGCCCGTTATCTGGTGCGCCGCGGCGGCCTCAAGGACATCCGCAAGGGGCTGTGGGGTTACAACAACAGCGACCACTACGTGCGCGGCGTGCTCGCCTACGCCGCCCTGCTCAAGCAAGATCCAGCCGCCTTCAACGGCCTCTACAACTGGGAGATCCACATCATCTCCAACGCCGGCGACCTCTGGCTGCCGGTGGGCTACGTGCAGCGCCAGCGCCTGCCCGTTCAGTCCTATCTCAAGCAGTCACCCGGAAGCGCTCCGCCCCTCGCTCAACCCCCCAGCTGA
- a CDS encoding cupin domain-containing protein, whose amino-acid sequence MAPARRVEVLPLEGSTAGRTFFCHPQPSDATQIAELAPDQPCELFCHRLQTDQIILMRGSLDLVVLQGRRLQRITLREDEPKLVRIPPGVPHGAITVGRRSATVVNAVLRHGPSDPRDVLPRRVPASLMDQWRQLMRECGAPEE is encoded by the coding sequence ATGGCCCCGGCCCGTCGCGTCGAGGTGCTGCCCCTGGAGGGAAGCACCGCCGGCCGCACCTTCTTCTGCCATCCCCAGCCCAGTGATGCGACCCAGATCGCCGAGCTGGCCCCCGACCAGCCCTGTGAATTGTTCTGTCACCGGCTCCAGACCGATCAGATCATCCTGATGCGCGGCTCCCTCGACCTGGTGGTGCTCCAGGGCCGCCGCCTGCAGCGCATCACCCTGAGGGAGGACGAGCCCAAGCTGGTGCGCATCCCCCCGGGCGTTCCCCACGGCGCCATCACCGTTGGCCGCCGCTCGGCCACGGTGGTCAACGCCGTGCTGCGCCATGGCCCATCCGACCCGCGGGATGTCCTTCCCCGGAGGGTGCCGGCGTCGTTGATGGACCAATGGCGACAACTCATGCGCGAGTGCGGCGCCCCTGAGGAATGA
- a CDS encoding peptide ligase PGM1-related protein: MALSFQELQQQLRQRSPQRRGEDDTSDLLVVPSLSFEPRELALVSGVHHYEERALFELMRLRNPHTRLTYLSSTLLSELVVEAVLELMPGMPAAHARRRLALFDTGDASSRPLTAKLLERPVLLRRIREQLRPERCVISCFMVTALEKELSERLQIPLLGTDPALAPWGSKRGSRRLFARCAVPHPPGSELVHDLDALAEATAELWEAHPELERVVVKLNEGFSGEGNACLDLAPLALAQHSAEARRRRLRLALEVLPMPPPEWRDLLVEQGALVEAWLQGGEAISSPSVQGMVHPDGTVEVLSTHEQVLGGASGQTYLGCRFPAADAYRSALHRHGRVVGEALAAEGALGRYAVDFIARRQDGVWDLQAIEVNLRQGGTTHPFLALRSSTNGWLDPASGLFHAPTGLPLFYEATDNFCDPRLKGLLPIDLIDIACEAGLHYDPAELRGSVFHLLGCLSEFGKLGLTSIGRSPEEAAQLHAATTERLARAAQELQAGALTS, from the coding sequence ATGGCCCTCAGTTTCCAGGAACTTCAGCAGCAGCTGCGTCAGCGCTCGCCCCAGCGGCGGGGTGAGGACGACACCAGCGATCTGCTGGTGGTGCCGTCGCTGTCTTTTGAGCCCCGGGAGCTGGCCCTGGTGAGCGGCGTCCATCATTACGAGGAGCGAGCGCTGTTCGAGTTGATGCGCCTGCGCAATCCGCACACGCGCCTCACCTACCTGAGCAGCACCCTGCTCAGCGAGCTGGTGGTGGAGGCGGTGCTGGAGCTGATGCCCGGCATGCCCGCGGCCCATGCCCGCCGGCGCCTGGCGCTCTTCGACACGGGCGATGCCTCCAGCCGGCCCCTCACCGCCAAGCTGCTGGAGCGACCGGTGTTGCTGCGGCGGATCCGTGAGCAGCTGCGGCCCGAGCGCTGCGTGATCAGTTGCTTCATGGTCACGGCGCTGGAAAAGGAGCTTTCCGAACGGCTGCAGATTCCCCTGCTGGGCACCGATCCGGCCCTGGCCCCCTGGGGCAGCAAACGGGGCAGCCGGCGGCTGTTCGCCCGCTGCGCTGTGCCCCATCCCCCCGGCAGCGAGCTGGTGCACGACCTGGACGCCCTGGCGGAGGCCACCGCGGAACTTTGGGAGGCCCATCCGGAGCTGGAGCGGGTGGTGGTGAAGCTGAACGAGGGTTTCAGCGGCGAGGGCAATGCCTGCCTGGATCTGGCACCCCTGGCCCTCGCTCAGCATTCAGCCGAGGCCCGGCGGCGCCGGCTGCGACTGGCCCTGGAGGTTCTGCCGATGCCCCCGCCGGAGTGGCGCGACTTGCTGGTGGAGCAAGGGGCGCTGGTGGAGGCCTGGCTGCAGGGGGGCGAGGCGATCAGCTCGCCGAGCGTGCAGGGAATGGTCCATCCCGACGGCACGGTGGAGGTGCTCTCCACCCATGAGCAGGTGCTGGGGGGGGCCAGCGGCCAGACCTACCTCGGCTGCCGATTCCCCGCCGCTGACGCCTACCGCAGCGCGCTCCATCGCCATGGCCGGGTGGTGGGGGAGGCCCTGGCCGCCGAGGGTGCCCTTGGGCGCTATGCCGTTGATTTCATCGCCCGCCGCCAGGACGGCGTGTGGGACCTGCAGGCGATCGAGGTGAACCTGCGCCAGGGGGGCACCACCCACCCCTTCCTGGCCCTGCGTTCCTCCACCAACGGCTGGCTCGACCCAGCCAGCGGGCTGTTCCACGCGCCCACGGGCCTGCCCCTGTTCTATGAGGCCACCGACAACTTCTGCGATCCGCGTCTGAAGGGTCTGCTGCCGATCGACCTGATCGACATCGCCTGCGAGGCGGGCCTGCACTACGACCCAGCCGAGCTGCGGGGAAGTGTGTTCCATCTGCTGGGGTGCCTGTCGGAATTCGGCAAGCTGGGGCTCACGAGCATCGGCCGCAGCCCCGAGGAGGCGGCCCAGCTCCATGCCGCCACCACCGAGCGCTTGGCACGGGCCGCCCAGGAGCTTCAGGCTGGGGCGCTGACCTCCTGA
- the def gene encoding peptide deformylase, whose translation MAVRTILLEGDPRLRRVAEPVNPESMSDPALQALIDDLRDTMAAAEGAGLAAPQIDVNLRVVIFGITVNRRYPEAPPIPETVLINPLITPLGEELERREEGCLSVPDRRAPVSRWARIRYRGFDGLGRLIEREVEGFHARVVQHEVDHLDGVLFPDRLEASA comes from the coding sequence ATGGCCGTTCGCACGATCCTGCTGGAGGGGGACCCGCGCCTGCGGCGGGTCGCCGAACCTGTGAACCCGGAGTCGATGTCAGATCCCGCCCTCCAGGCGCTGATCGACGACCTGCGCGACACCATGGCGGCCGCCGAGGGTGCCGGCCTGGCGGCCCCCCAGATCGATGTGAATCTGAGGGTGGTGATCTTCGGAATCACCGTTAACCGCCGCTACCCCGAGGCGCCGCCGATCCCGGAGACGGTGTTGATCAATCCGCTGATCACACCCCTGGGTGAGGAGCTCGAGCGCCGCGAGGAGGGTTGCCTGAGCGTGCCGGACCGGCGGGCGCCTGTGAGCCGTTGGGCGCGCATTCGCTACCGCGGCTTCGATGGCCTGGGGCGCCTGATCGAGCGGGAGGTGGAGGGCTTCCATGCCCGGGTGGTCCAGCACGAGGTCGACCACCTCGATGGGGTTTTGTTTCCTGATCGCCTTGAGGCCTCGGCCTAG
- a CDS encoding HD domain-containing phosphohydrolase: MLSRLRLHVGLSALFVPVVLLTGVGIAITSYQRSSDLLLKANRQLMAAAAAKTSAEVQLLLDIKGAQHNLERLAPLGNVRTLPQRLSFVPALRDALQSTPAATSYLAGYANGDRFLLRYIWDDVDRTLFKAPQEAQYVLQTNERTGARNVARVWLFDKQLKLMRTELAPEFSTYDPRTRPWFKAAIVTPKPITTKVYRFASTGRLGVTLAQRAPDGQAVLAADLRLSTVSALLKRQRITPGTKLALVNAQNRVVALDDFAQMPDRDARNQLLKDLGTLSEVQVPVLNQAGKNLPPIIAELNGGTKLVERQLRLGGANWQLAVAKIPLVSGRSFYLVVAVPDEELLEGAKTLRRDSILSTLLAIAIALPLVILISRRVTASLRRLSEEAEAVRNFDFSDRPASRSIVKEVDDLSLTIDGMKSTIRRFLSVSAAIASEPNFERLLERILGESILNTKAKGGALFLLNEGGDSLDSVQAMGADQQPLNLPPTQLASEAIERKFGLEDARKVLQGTISDQGSAVEKQLAEALTLQNAPYLAVPLQNREKQLLGLLLLWFDEAPETSLVAFTEAFSSTAEVTLETRELIRAQKALFESFIELIANAIDAKSPYTGGHCFRVPEITKMLASAACESSDGPFKDFQLDEGQWETVHVAAWLHDCGKVTTPEFVVDKATKLETIYDRIHEVRMRFEVLKRDAELRYWEQLAAGGDATALAAERDSELAQLDDDFAFVAECNQGGEFMAPDRIERLNAIAARTWRRTLDDRLGVSTEELLRKQLQPAVPVPAIEPLLADKPEHRIERPAGSTAIEADNPYGFKVDAPELLYNRGEVYNLSVARGTLSAEERFKINEHIIQTIRMLSVLPFPRHMSQVAEIAGGHHETMIGTGYPKRLKREEMSEVARMMAIADIFEALTAVDRPYKKGKTLSQALKIMGFMKKDQHIDPDLFALFIRSGVYKRYAEQYLRPEQIDAVDEEALLAP, from the coding sequence ATGCTCAGCCGCCTGCGCCTCCACGTTGGACTCTCGGCCCTGTTCGTGCCCGTGGTTCTGCTCACAGGCGTGGGCATCGCGATCACCTCCTACCAGCGCAGCAGCGACCTGCTGCTCAAGGCCAACCGCCAACTGATGGCCGCGGCGGCGGCCAAGACCTCGGCGGAAGTGCAACTGCTGCTCGATATCAAAGGGGCGCAACACAACCTGGAGCGTCTCGCGCCCCTCGGCAACGTCCGCACACTGCCCCAGCGGCTCAGCTTCGTTCCCGCCCTGCGTGACGCCCTGCAGAGCACGCCGGCGGCCACCTCCTATCTCGCTGGCTACGCCAATGGCGACCGCTTCCTGTTGCGGTACATCTGGGACGACGTCGACCGCACCCTGTTCAAGGCTCCCCAGGAGGCCCAGTACGTGCTGCAGACGAACGAGCGCACGGGAGCCCGCAATGTGGCCCGGGTCTGGCTGTTCGACAAGCAACTCAAGCTCATGAGGACGGAGCTGGCACCGGAGTTCTCGACCTACGACCCGCGCACCCGCCCCTGGTTCAAGGCCGCGATCGTCACCCCCAAGCCGATCACAACCAAGGTCTATCGCTTTGCCAGCACAGGCCGCCTCGGGGTCACCCTGGCCCAGCGAGCCCCCGACGGCCAGGCGGTGCTGGCGGCGGACTTGCGCCTCTCCACAGTCAGTGCCCTGTTGAAACGTCAACGCATCACCCCGGGCACGAAGCTTGCCCTGGTGAATGCCCAAAACAGAGTGGTCGCCCTGGACGATTTCGCCCAGATGCCCGACCGGGACGCCCGCAATCAGTTGCTCAAAGATCTGGGCACGCTCTCTGAGGTGCAGGTGCCGGTGCTGAACCAGGCAGGAAAAAATCTTCCCCCCATCATCGCCGAACTGAATGGCGGAACCAAGCTGGTGGAGCGCCAGTTACGCCTGGGTGGCGCCAACTGGCAACTGGCCGTCGCGAAAATCCCGTTGGTCTCCGGCAGGAGTTTCTATCTGGTGGTGGCCGTCCCCGACGAGGAATTGTTGGAGGGAGCCAAAACCCTGCGCCGTGATTCGATCCTCTCCACCCTGCTGGCGATCGCCATCGCCCTGCCGCTGGTGATCCTGATCTCCCGCCGTGTCACCGCCAGCCTGCGGCGCCTCTCGGAGGAGGCGGAGGCCGTGCGCAACTTCGATTTCTCCGATCGCCCGGCCTCCCGCTCGATCGTCAAAGAGGTGGACGACCTGTCGCTCACCATCGACGGCATGAAATCAACGATCCGTCGCTTCCTTTCGGTGAGCGCCGCGATCGCCTCGGAGCCCAATTTCGAGCGTCTGCTGGAGCGGATTCTGGGGGAATCGATTCTCAACACCAAGGCCAAGGGTGGGGCCCTGTTCCTGCTCAATGAAGGGGGCGACAGCCTTGATTCCGTGCAGGCCATGGGGGCCGACCAACAGCCCTTGAACCTCCCTCCCACACAACTGGCGTCGGAGGCCATTGAGCGCAAATTTGGCCTGGAGGATGCCCGCAAGGTGCTCCAGGGCACGATCAGCGACCAGGGCTCAGCCGTGGAGAAACAGCTGGCCGAGGCCCTCACACTGCAGAACGCCCCCTACCTGGCCGTTCCCCTGCAGAACAGGGAAAAGCAGCTTCTGGGTCTACTGCTGCTCTGGTTCGACGAAGCACCGGAAACCTCACTGGTGGCCTTCACCGAGGCGTTCTCAAGCACGGCCGAGGTCACCCTCGAGACCCGGGAACTGATCCGCGCCCAGAAGGCCCTGTTCGAGTCCTTCATCGAGCTGATCGCCAACGCGATTGACGCCAAGAGCCCCTACACCGGCGGCCATTGCTTCCGGGTGCCGGAGATCACCAAGATGCTCGCTTCCGCCGCCTGCGAGAGCAGCGACGGCCCCTTCAAAGACTTCCAGCTCGATGAAGGGCAATGGGAGACCGTGCATGTGGCCGCCTGGCTGCACGATTGCGGCAAGGTCACCACGCCGGAATTCGTGGTCGACAAGGCCACCAAGCTCGAAACCATCTACGACCGCATCCACGAGGTGCGCATGCGCTTCGAGGTGCTCAAGCGCGATGCGGAACTCCGCTACTGGGAGCAGCTGGCCGCCGGCGGTGACGCCACCGCCCTGGCCGCCGAGCGCGACTCCGAACTCGCCCAGCTCGACGACGACTTCGCCTTCGTGGCCGAATGCAACCAGGGAGGCGAGTTCATGGCCCCCGATCGGATCGAGCGGCTCAACGCCATCGCCGCCCGCACCTGGCGGCGCACCCTCGACGACCGCCTCGGTGTCTCCACCGAGGAACTGCTGCGCAAGCAACTGCAGCCGGCGGTGCCCGTGCCCGCCATCGAGCCCCTGCTGGCGGACAAACCCGAACACCGCATCGAGCGCCCCGCAGGCAGCACGGCCATCGAGGCGGACAACCCCTACGGCTTCAAGGTGGACGCCCCCGAACTGCTCTACAACCGCGGCGAGGTCTACAACCTCTCCGTCGCCCGGGGCACGCTCTCGGCTGAGGAGCGCTTCAAGATCAACGAGCACATCATCCAGACGATCCGCATGCTCTCGGTCCTGCCCTTCCCGCGGCACATGAGCCAGGTGGCGGAGATCGCCGGCGGCCACCACGAAACGATGATCGGCACCGGCTACCCCAAGCGCCTCAAGCGCGAGGAGATGAGCGAGGTGGCGCGGATGATGGCGATCGCCGACATCTTCGAGGCGCTCACCGCCGTCGATCGCCCCTACAAGAAGGGCAAGACCCTCTCCCAGGCCCTGAAGATCATGGGCTTCATGAAAAAGGACCAGCACATCGACCCCGATCTGTTCGCCCTGTTCATCCGCTCCGGGGTCTACAAGCGCTACGCCGAGCAGTACCTGCGGCCCGAGCAGATCGATGCCGTCGACGAGGAGGCGCTGCTGGCCCCCTGA
- a CDS encoding iron uptake porin, translating to MATSGAAAKAETLEAATLAAVLERHGCGGAIPERPLGESPPLSRSEAAALLEICLERSPPLSDGLLRLREKFALELKQLEATAFSTTTTLSGVSNFVLGSTAYGGDVAANLPGTTPGNSPRDAVSFNYELRLILNTSFTGKDLLFSRLRSGNFNASAFDGTPVRLSKIDAAYSPTIIGADGLAVAAANVVRLDRLSYRFPVGQEFTFLVGPLSRNHDTLAIIPSVYGTRGGPLLEFFTFYGAPAVYNKATGATLAAIWRQEVPRGRGRWGASVSYVAQRGGSGDPAAGGLFNGNSAANLTAQVGYQAPQWALAAAFRSGQAGTRANVGTTLGSAILAAGDGGTSGSSLNLALSGYWQPQSSGWIPSISAGWGSSWIHQNADAFPTPQPLNALTNVRSSRSWSVALEWKDALAKGYTLGAAVGQPTQASGLRTGRVADGNFAFELWYALPMSDRITVTPAVFYLSRPFGQLTRNASGAQNADGRFTDLGVLLQTAIRF from the coding sequence GTGGCGACCTCAGGAGCAGCGGCGAAGGCGGAGACGCTGGAGGCAGCGACTCTGGCGGCTGTGCTGGAACGCCACGGCTGCGGCGGCGCCATCCCAGAGCGCCCCCTGGGGGAGTCCCCCCCCCTCAGCCGCTCGGAGGCAGCGGCCCTGCTGGAAATCTGCCTGGAGCGATCCCCCCCCCTGAGCGACGGGCTGCTGCGCCTGCGGGAGAAGTTCGCCCTGGAGCTGAAGCAGCTGGAGGCAACGGCCTTCTCCACCACCACGACCCTCTCGGGCGTCAGCAATTTCGTGCTGGGGAGTACCGCCTATGGGGGTGATGTGGCCGCCAACCTGCCGGGCACCACCCCCGGCAACAGCCCCCGCGACGCCGTCAGCTTCAACTACGAACTCAGACTGATTCTCAACACCAGCTTCACCGGCAAAGACCTTCTGTTCAGCCGGCTCCGCTCGGGCAATTTCAACGCCAGCGCCTTTGATGGCACACCGGTGCGGCTCTCGAAGATCGATGCGGCCTACAGCCCCACGATCATCGGGGCCGACGGCCTTGCCGTGGCGGCGGCGAACGTGGTGCGCCTGGACCGTCTCTCCTACCGCTTTCCGGTCGGCCAGGAGTTCACGTTCCTGGTGGGGCCCCTGAGCCGGAACCATGACACCCTGGCGATCATCCCCTCGGTGTACGGCACCCGGGGCGGCCCGCTCCTGGAGTTCTTCACGTTCTATGGAGCTCCGGCGGTCTACAACAAAGCCACCGGGGCCACCCTGGCGGCGATCTGGCGCCAGGAGGTGCCCAGGGGGCGGGGCCGCTGGGGGGCGTCGGTGAGCTACGTGGCCCAGCGGGGCGGGTCTGGGGATCCTGCCGCTGGCGGTCTTTTCAATGGCAACAGCGCAGCGAACCTCACGGCCCAGGTCGGCTACCAGGCGCCCCAGTGGGCCCTGGCCGCCGCCTTCCGGAGCGGCCAGGCGGGTACCCGAGCCAACGTGGGCACCACCTTGGGCAGCGCGATTCTGGCGGCCGGCGACGGTGGGACGTCCGGATCGAGTCTGAATCTCGCGCTCAGTGGCTACTGGCAACCGCAAAGCAGCGGCTGGATCCCCTCAATCAGCGCCGGCTGGGGCAGCAGCTGGATCCACCAGAACGCCGACGCCTTCCCCACGCCCCAGCCCCTGAATGCCCTCACCAATGTCCGCTCCAGCCGCTCCTGGTCGGTGGCCCTGGAGTGGAAGGATGCACTGGCCAAGGGTTACACCCTGGGGGCGGCCGTGGGCCAACCCACCCAGGCCTCGGGCCTGCGCACGGGCCGGGTGGCCGATGGCAATTTTGCCTTCGAGCTCTGGTATGCGCTGCCGATGAGCGACAGGATCACGGTCACCCCAGCCGTCTTCTATCTGAGTCGGCCCTTCGGCCAGCTGACCCGCAACGCCTCCGGCGCCCAGAACGCCGACGGCCGCTTTACCGACCTGGGGGTGCTGCTGCAGACCGCGATCAGGTTCTGA
- a CDS encoding fatty acid desaturase — MAPTQTRRPLPPMPTDTLQATPSRADFSLRPYMASNDWWASWQLINTLVPFGLLWWAIGPAVRSSLWLAVPIVVLMVLLSARCFSLMHDCGHASLFSSPKVNRAVGFLLGVINAIPQYPWSRGHDYHHRHNGNWELYRGPSALITTGQFLALSPRRQWFYAFLRQPLMLIPGGFFYLIIKPRLALVLGLVGLVRHGLDCRREDPSSTVAAIFASYRSRHWYTTGEFWDLLGNNICVLSLWALMGHWLGLGLFWSVYSIVMACSAAIFICIFFVQHNYEGSYAHRSEDWSYLKGAIEGSSYLKMPALLNWFSADIGYHNMHHLSARIPNYRLREAHQANAHLLTGVHTLRLAEIPNCFKFILWDPATDSLTSIEAVRQQAALGFKGSNLPELPTAVGASGVKGREEAGQRGAATAR, encoded by the coding sequence ATGGCCCCCACCCAGACGAGGCGCCCATTGCCCCCCATGCCTACCGATACCCTTCAGGCCACCCCCAGCCGGGCTGATTTCAGCCTCAGGCCCTACATGGCCAGCAACGACTGGTGGGCCAGCTGGCAGCTGATCAATACGTTGGTGCCCTTCGGCTTGCTGTGGTGGGCGATCGGTCCAGCCGTGCGCAGCTCCCTCTGGCTGGCGGTGCCGATCGTGGTGCTGATGGTGCTGCTTTCAGCGCGCTGCTTTTCATTGATGCATGATTGCGGCCACGCCTCGTTGTTCAGCTCGCCGAAGGTGAATCGGGCCGTGGGATTTCTGCTCGGGGTGATCAATGCCATCCCCCAGTACCCCTGGTCGCGGGGCCACGACTACCACCACCGCCACAACGGCAACTGGGAGCTTTACCGGGGGCCATCAGCGCTGATCACCACAGGCCAGTTTCTGGCGTTAAGCCCTCGCCGCCAGTGGTTCTACGCCTTCCTGCGCCAGCCGCTGATGCTGATTCCCGGGGGATTCTTCTATCTGATCATCAAGCCACGGCTGGCTTTGGTGCTGGGCCTGGTGGGGCTGGTGCGCCATGGCCTCGATTGCCGCCGGGAAGATCCCTCCAGCACCGTGGCGGCGATCTTCGCGAGCTACCGCAGCCGCCACTGGTACACCACCGGAGAATTCTGGGATCTGCTGGGCAACAACATCTGTGTGCTCAGTCTCTGGGCGCTGATGGGCCACTGGCTGGGCCTTGGGCTGTTCTGGAGCGTCTATTCGATCGTGATGGCCTGCTCGGCGGCGATCTTCATCTGCATCTTCTTCGTGCAGCACAACTACGAGGGCTCCTATGCCCACCGCAGCGAGGATTGGAGCTACCTCAAAGGGGCGATTGAAGGCTCCAGCTACCTGAAGATGCCGGCGCTGCTCAATTGGTTCTCCGCCGACATCGGCTACCACAACATGCACCACCTCTCGGCGCGGATCCCCAATTACCGCCTGCGGGAGGCCCACCAGGCCAACGCCCACCTGCTCACAGGGGTGCACACCCTGCGGCTTGCCGAGATCCCGAACTGCTTCAAGTTCATCCTCTGGGATCCAGCCACCGACAGCCTCACCTCGATTGAGGCGGTTCGCCAGCAGGCGGCGCTCGGTTTCAAGGGCTCCAACCTTCCTGAGCTCCCCACGGCGGTGGGGGCCTCAGGCGTGAAGGGACGTGAAGAGGCTGGCCAACGGGGGGCCGCCACGGCAAGGTGA
- a CDS encoding Nif11-like leader peptide family natural product precursor, producing the protein MALAELERLVDEAEADGALRRALKHCRSSHELVLAARRLGYRITREDLIQSRLEGPATRPRSELRA; encoded by the coding sequence ATGGCGCTCGCCGAACTGGAAAGGCTGGTGGATGAGGCCGAGGCCGATGGCGCCCTGCGCCGGGCCCTGAAGCATTGCCGCAGCAGCCACGAGCTCGTGCTGGCGGCTCGGCGGCTGGGGTACCGAATCACCCGCGAAGACCTGATCCAATCCCGCCTCGAGGGGCCGGCGACCAGGCCGCGCTCAGAACTTCGCGCGTAG